GCTCTTCCCGTCCGTTGTCCGCGTTCAACACCCTGACGCCCCCGGCCGCCAGTCCGATCGCCACCCAGAAACCATTCCCGGCGAACGCCACACACGAAGGCGTCCCGTCAACTGTCGCCGTCCAGGAATGAAACCGGTCTGTCGCCCGAATTCGAATCAGGCGCCCGGACCCGTCCCACGTGACAAGTTCCGGCTTAAGGGGATGCCATGCAAACTCCGCCCCTCCGGGACCGTCATCTACAGCTGCGCCCGCGGGGTCAAGGCCGGGCGCACGCCAAAGTCGGACTCCCTCGGAGAACGAGGTGGCGAACCACTCGCCGTCCGGGCTGAAACGGGCCTCGCCCGGCAGCGTGCCCAACTGGCGCTCCGGGCCGGCCCACCGGCGCGCGGCCACACTCCACACACGCGCCCCGACTGCGTCGCCTCCGCCCGACTGGAACAGGGGTGCCAGCCACCCAGAATTTGACGACCAACGCACGGTGGCCAGCCCGCCGGATGCCGGCCCGATCTCCATGATCGGAAACGGAAACGGCTCCCGCGACAGGCGGTCGAGCAATACCACGGCCGCCGACCGGTCGGATGGAACCGAGCGCAGATGCAACGCCAAGGCGCGCAGGGGTTCCTTCAGCTCCCGGCTTTGAGCTGCCAGCAGCGACGTGGCGCGCAGGTTTGACCGTTCCAGGTTAACGCTCGCCAATTTCGCCTCCCGCCATTGCCACAGCACGCCAGCCGCTCCCAACGCCGTCACCCCCGCGATGGTTGTCGCCAGGGCCGCCACCGCCGGCTTCCGACGCGCCCACTTCCACAGTCGCGTCGCCAGACCCGCTGGCCGCCGCCGGATCGGCTCGCCTCGCAACCACCGCTCCAGCTCTTCCGCCCACTGCGCGGCCGTCTGGTATCGCGACGTAGGCTCCTTGGTGAGCGCGCCCAGCACCAGAGTCTCAACGTCCCGGTCCAGATCGGGTCGCAGCCGCCGCGGCGACACCGGCTCCTGGTGCACGACCAGTCGGAACGTGGCCTCCACCGAGTCCGCCTGAAATGGCGCCGAGCCCGTCAGCAACGCATACAACGTTGCCCCCATCCCGTAGACGTCCGTCCACGTCCCCTCCAGATCGCGCCACCCCGAGACTTGTTCGGGTGCCATGAAGGACGGCGTCCCCAACCGGGCACCCGTCACGGTCGTGCCGTCCGCCGACGCCTCCCCGAGGAACCGCGCGAGGCCAAAGTCCGTGACCCGGGGCAGGCCATCCAAGCCCAAAAGGATGTTTTGAGGCTTCAGGTCGCGATGGAGGAACCCTTGACCGTGCGCGTGCTCCATCGCCCGGGCAACCGACGCCATCAGAACGACCGCTTCGCGCGCGGGCAGGGGCCGTTCCCGTAGGCGTACCGAGAGGTCGGATCCCGGCACGAATTCCATGGCGAAGTAGGGATGCCCCGCGTGCTCGCCAACGTGCAGGATTTGTACCACTCCCGGGTGGCGGAGGGCGGCCAGCGCTGCGATCTCCTTTCGGAACCGTGCCGGCGACACGGTTGCGCGCAGGAGCTTCAGGGCGACCTCCCTTCCCGTGCTCAGTTGGCGGGCTAGGAATACCTCCCCCATGCCGCCCGCACCCAACCGACGCACCACGGCAAACCCGTCAATCACTTCGAAGATTTCGCCCGCCTCGCCAAGGTCCTCCCATAGGGGGCGTGCACCGAGGCCTGCGGAATCGGGGTCGGGCCCCAGAAGGCACGCCACGCAGGGCCCGTGCTCGATGGGCCGGCCGCACACAGGACATGAGCGGTCTGCTGTCATCCGGATTCGTGCTTGGGCTTTTGCTGCATTCGCATGTCTCCCCTGCTGGCAGAACGGATCCGGCGGACATCCACTTCAACGAACTCCGACGCCGAGCATCACCCGGAGACTGCGGTGACCTCAACTGCCGCCGCCGGGATCACATTGGCCCTCCAGCGTGCTCCCCCGCTGCGAATGCCGCCCTCAACCCACGGAGCTCCTCATTCAACTCAGCACTTCCGTCCACCGTCTGCTCGACCTCGGCGCGGATCAGGAATTTCAACCGCTCCCGAAACCGATAGAACGAGGTCGTCACCGCCCCCTGGCTCATCCCGAGGTGCCGTCCGATCTCTTTGTGGGTTGGCAATCCCGGCTCTTCATCCAGT
Above is a genomic segment from Verrucomicrobiia bacterium containing:
- a CDS encoding protein kinase; protein product: MACLLGPDPDSAGLGARPLWEDLGEAGEIFEVIDGFAVVRRLGAGGMGEVFLARQLSTGREVALKLLRATVSPARFRKEIAALAALRHPGVVQILHVGEHAGHPYFAMEFVPGSDLSVRLRERPLPAREAVVLMASVARAMEHAHGQGFLHRDLKPQNILLGLDGLPRVTDFGLARFLGEASADGTTVTGARLGTPSFMAPEQVSGWRDLEGTWTDVYGMGATLYALLTGSAPFQADSVEATFRLVVHQEPVSPRRLRPDLDRDVETLVLGALTKEPTSRYQTAAQWAEELERWLRGEPIRRRPAGLATRLWKWARRKPAVAALATTIAGVTALGAAGVLWQWREAKLASVNLERSNLRATSLLAAQSRELKEPLRALALHLRSVPSDRSAAVVLLDRLSREPFPFPIMEIGPASGGLATVRWSSNSGWLAPLFQSGGGDAVGARVWSVAARRWAGPERQLGTLPGEARFSPDGEWFATSFSEGVRLWRAPGLDPAGAAVDDGPGGAEFAWHPLKPELVTWDGSGRLIRIRATDRFHSWTATVDGTPSCVAFAGNGFWVAIGLAAGGVRVLNADNGREERRVDTGPGAVLAVALDPDASNLAVLKQAGTDSPAMSLIRLGDGDTLGPFDNIEGMAFSPDGVWLAGVGTRPLILKVASGERPPQPAGERLVSTHAWVGPGSGLVWAVGDRSAHIRRTASGEASAHPVWHPSVIEDLQPSPDGTMLAIVDFSQTVSVWRAEVPVLDPMRVEGARVLAVHPEGSLLATGGGDGAVRWVSNNGLGPWNEAVLMEGAVGALRFSSGGRWLAAGTAKGDVRLLAGGIGGAVRQLEWDAGTVRALAFSGDEEVLAVLGTKSSLRFYRTADGAPLGPVIAVESGRESPFGSGSWTVEFQPGTRRAAVGSYSRIVTLWDAAGSNLVQEIRHPAGGVMRIVFDPRGEWMATGSMDGFVRIWNTKGWTERFPAMNHGASVTSMTARPGGSLLASAGASGEVRLWDVRTGAATVAMRWPHEGSGDWSREIGFSRAGDRLASVSVSGTVRVFDVASGAQLMKPWGFDRSAGSLAWSGDGRVLAVALESGEGRLIRLPKPDQDAPRWLWRLADAAAGNVPGSNAVSEWEICRREALGAGSTGFYRRWAEWFFEGRFTGAQPGW